In Microbacterium cremeum, a genomic segment contains:
- a CDS encoding helix-turn-helix transcriptional regulator codes for MTTTLTRDAAAELPDDEGVDPLTIGRRIRQLRTDRGMTLEELAAAVDRAPSQLSMIENGRREPKLTLLQAIARALGSSIDAILESEPLDERATLEIALERAMRGQTFQALGIPPFRIGKTVPNEALKAMLALQGEIERLRDERAATPEEARRANVALRRLMRTQNNYFEELEQRARALLEAVDHPGGPLTQRTASDIAAHLGFTLHYVPDLPQTTRSVADIKNGRLYLSSRLSAKGDPRTAVLQALSSRILGHREPTSYAEFLRQRVETNYLTGALLIPEAHAVPFLQEAKKDRAISIEDLRDAYSVSYETAAHRFTNLATVHLGIPVHFLKVHESGTITKAYENDDVNFPTDRLGAIEGQMCCRRWTSRVVFDVDDHFNPYYQYTDTGNGTYWCTARVELSSEGAHSVSVGVRFDDTKWFLGRDTPNRGVSKHSVEVCCRRAPADLEAAWREHSWPNVRTPRTLLATLPTGAFPGVDTTDVYEFLQAHAPR; via the coding sequence ATGACGACCACGTTGACCCGTGATGCGGCCGCAGAACTCCCGGACGATGAAGGAGTGGACCCGCTCACGATCGGCCGCCGCATCCGGCAGCTGCGCACCGACCGCGGCATGACGCTCGAAGAGCTCGCCGCCGCCGTCGACCGCGCGCCCAGTCAGCTCTCGATGATCGAGAACGGCCGGCGCGAGCCGAAGCTCACCCTGCTGCAGGCGATCGCCCGTGCCCTCGGCTCCTCCATCGACGCGATCCTCGAGTCCGAGCCGCTCGACGAGCGCGCGACGCTCGAGATCGCGCTCGAGCGGGCCATGCGGGGCCAGACGTTCCAGGCGCTCGGCATCCCGCCGTTCCGCATCGGCAAGACGGTGCCGAACGAGGCGCTGAAGGCGATGCTCGCGCTGCAGGGCGAGATCGAGCGCCTGCGCGACGAGCGAGCGGCCACGCCGGAGGAGGCGCGTCGGGCCAACGTCGCGCTGCGCCGGCTCATGCGCACCCAGAACAACTACTTCGAAGAGCTCGAGCAGCGGGCGCGCGCCCTGCTGGAGGCCGTCGATCACCCCGGTGGCCCGCTCACCCAGCGGACGGCCTCCGACATCGCCGCGCACCTGGGCTTCACGCTGCACTACGTGCCCGACCTGCCGCAGACGACGCGCTCGGTCGCCGACATCAAGAACGGGCGTCTCTATCTTTCGAGCCGGCTCTCGGCGAAGGGGGATCCGCGCACGGCGGTGCTGCAGGCGCTGTCGAGCCGGATCCTCGGGCACCGTGAGCCGACGTCGTACGCGGAGTTCCTGCGCCAGCGGGTCGAGACGAACTACCTCACCGGCGCGCTGCTGATCCCCGAGGCGCACGCCGTGCCGTTCCTGCAGGAGGCGAAGAAGGACCGCGCCATCTCGATCGAGGACCTCCGCGACGCCTACTCCGTCTCGTACGAGACCGCCGCGCACCGGTTCACCAACCTCGCGACCGTGCACCTCGGCATCCCGGTGCACTTCTTGAAGGTGCACGAGTCGGGGACGATCACGAAGGCGTACGAGAACGACGACGTCAACTTCCCGACCGACCGCCTCGGCGCCATCGAGGGGCAGATGTGCTGCCGGCGCTGGACCTCGCGCGTGGTCTTCGACGTGGACGACCACTTCAACCCCTACTACCAGTACACCGACACCGGCAACGGCACGTACTGGTGCACGGCCCGCGTCGAGCTCTCGAGCGAGGGCGCGCACTCGGTGTCGGTCGGGGTGCGGTTCGACGACACCAAGTGGTTCCTCGGGCGCGACACGCCCAACCGCGGTGTCTCGAAGCACTCCGTCGAGGTGTGCTGCCGGCGCGCGCCGGCCGACCTCGAGGCGGCGTGGCGCGAGCACTCGTGGCCGAACGTGCGCACTCCGCGGACGCTGCTGGCGACCCTGCCCACGGGGGCCTTCCCCGGCGTCGACACCACCGACGTCTACGAGTTCCTCCAGGCCCACGCGCCGCGCTGA
- a CDS encoding glucoamylase family protein, with product MKRWVSTLAVAGLVAAGLALAGPSAASAGAKPGDDLLERWAHDTWASLDAMTDENTGLPSDNITGDLSTIGAYTSPTNIGGYLWSTVTARDLGIISADDARERMATTLATLGTLERNDASGMFYNWYDPATGAKLTTWPDSGDPVHPFLSTVDNGWLASGLRIVREAEPALAEQADALYDSMDFSAFFNPEGAPGLPAGTNRGGFWEVPPPDCSTAAPMYNGSGETAYYTCHHYDTTVSESRIATYLGIANGQIPPTALSGTHRTMPPGCDWDWQEQLPSGQYRTYDGFQVWEGVYSYAGMSFVPAWGGSMFEALMPDLLVPEAKWGPRSWRLNHPITVAVHEHHGLEDAGYGYWGFSPASNPFGGYSEYGVDIAGMRSDGYFSDAEHTDVDIDHPGCSTGTNPDPEYGDGVVTPHAAFLALPYDREGAIDNLRLIETELGAYGPGGFYDSVAVRSGTVAERYLSLDQSMIMAAIGNELTGDTLKDYFVDRDMEKLLRPAMRQQVFGSSWGGSGQSDR from the coding sequence ATGAAGCGATGGGTGAGCACGCTGGCGGTCGCAGGACTGGTCGCCGCGGGACTGGCGCTGGCAGGTCCGAGCGCAGCGAGCGCCGGCGCAAAGCCGGGCGACGATCTGCTCGAGCGGTGGGCGCACGACACGTGGGCTTCGCTCGACGCGATGACCGACGAGAACACGGGACTGCCCTCCGACAACATCACCGGCGACCTGAGCACGATCGGCGCGTACACGTCGCCGACCAACATCGGCGGCTACCTCTGGTCGACGGTCACGGCGCGCGACCTCGGCATCATCTCGGCCGACGACGCGCGCGAGCGCATGGCGACGACGCTCGCGACGCTCGGCACGCTCGAGCGCAACGACGCCAGCGGCATGTTCTACAACTGGTACGACCCGGCCACGGGAGCCAAGCTCACGACATGGCCCGATTCGGGCGACCCGGTCCACCCGTTCCTCAGCACGGTCGACAACGGCTGGCTCGCCTCAGGGCTGCGCATCGTGCGCGAGGCCGAGCCCGCGCTCGCCGAACAGGCCGACGCGCTGTACGACTCGATGGACTTCTCGGCCTTCTTCAACCCCGAAGGCGCGCCCGGGCTGCCGGCGGGCACCAACCGCGGAGGGTTCTGGGAGGTGCCGCCGCCGGACTGCAGCACCGCCGCCCCGATGTACAACGGCTCGGGCGAGACGGCGTACTACACGTGCCACCACTACGACACGACGGTGAGCGAGAGCCGCATCGCGACCTACCTCGGCATCGCGAACGGCCAGATCCCGCCGACCGCGCTCTCGGGCACCCACCGCACGATGCCGCCCGGCTGCGACTGGGACTGGCAGGAGCAGCTGCCCAGCGGCCAGTACCGCACGTACGACGGATTCCAGGTGTGGGAAGGCGTGTACTCGTACGCCGGCATGTCGTTCGTGCCGGCGTGGGGCGGCAGCATGTTCGAGGCGCTCATGCCCGACCTGCTCGTACCCGAGGCGAAGTGGGGTCCTCGTTCGTGGCGGCTGAACCACCCCATCACCGTCGCCGTCCACGAGCACCACGGCCTCGAAGACGCGGGGTACGGGTACTGGGGCTTCTCGCCCGCCAGCAACCCGTTCGGCGGGTACTCCGAGTACGGCGTCGACATCGCGGGCATGCGCTCCGACGGCTACTTCTCGGATGCCGAGCACACCGATGTCGACATCGATCACCCCGGCTGCAGCACGGGAACGAACCCCGACCCGGAGTACGGCGACGGCGTCGTGACACCGCACGCCGCGTTCCTGGCGCTGCCCTACGACCGTGAGGGCGCGATCGACAACCTGCGCCTCATCGAGACCGAGCTCGGCGCGTACGGTCCGGGCGGCTTCTACGACTCGGTCGCCGTGCGCAGCGGCACCGTCGCGGAGCGGTACCTGTCGCTCGACCAGTCCATGATCATGGCGGCCATCGGCAACGAGCTGACCGGCGATACGCTGAAGGACTACTTCGTCGATCGCGACATGGAGAAGCTCCTTCGCCCCGCGATGCGGCAACAGGTGTTCGGATCGTCGTGGGGCGGTTCCGGGCAGTCCGACCGCTGA
- a CDS encoding TetR/AcrR family transcriptional regulator gives MSAEQESAPATARRPRGSYAKGQARRQAIVDEALAVFSRTGFHSGSLREIAKRVGLTPAGLMHHFAGKEELFAEVLRQRDEKVREAAGDPAEHTLVQQAEKVVAYNQSSRGLTSLYAIVSAEATDSEHPSHHDFAERYRSSAAAGEQLLRAAQEAGEVRADLDPALAARLISAVMDGIQLQWLLDESVDMVPLFEEFVRGYLRTSD, from the coding sequence GTGAGCGCAGAACAGGAGTCCGCGCCGGCGACGGCCCGGCGCCCGCGGGGCAGTTATGCCAAGGGGCAGGCCCGACGGCAGGCGATCGTCGACGAGGCCCTCGCGGTGTTCTCGCGCACCGGGTTCCACAGCGGGTCGCTGCGCGAGATCGCCAAGCGCGTGGGCCTCACACCGGCGGGCCTCATGCATCACTTCGCCGGCAAGGAGGAGCTGTTCGCCGAGGTGCTCCGGCAGCGCGACGAGAAGGTGCGGGAAGCCGCCGGCGACCCGGCGGAGCACACGCTCGTCCAGCAGGCCGAGAAGGTCGTCGCCTACAACCAGTCGTCGCGCGGCCTGACCTCGCTGTACGCGATCGTCTCCGCGGAGGCGACGGATTCGGAGCATCCGTCGCATCACGACTTCGCCGAGCGCTACCGGTCGAGCGCCGCGGCCGGCGAGCAGCTGCTGCGCGCCGCCCAGGAGGCGGGAGAGGTGCGCGCCGACCTCGACCCCGCTCTCGCCGCGCGCCTCATCAGCGCCGTGATGGACGGCATCCAGCTGCAATGGCTGCTCGACGAGTCGGTCGACATGGTGCCGCTGTTCGAGGAGTTCGTGCGCGGGTACCTGCGCACGAGCGACTGA
- a CDS encoding glycoside hydrolase family 1 protein: MKFPEGFLWGASTAAHQIEGGNVNSDWWQREWGHLAGPPVESPSGDAADSYHRYPEDMALLANAGLGAYRFSIEWARIEPEKGWFSRAALDHYRRMIGTARDLRLQPVITLHHFTNPVWFARDGGWLTDASVDAFRRYVEGVLPLLDGVDLVCTINEPNMVSVLADPEVGFPSVGLPPGVPDVTDRLIAAHRAAVDLVRSVGAHAGWSVATQAYQPEPGAEAVAAEYGASREDVFLDAAEGDDWIGVQAYTRTRIGAAGPLPIPDDAERTLTGWEYYPPAVGEGVRNAWRRAKAPVYVTENGIATADDERRIDYTTGALEAVLDCLRDGIEVRGYLHWSALDNYEWGSFRPTFGLIGWDPETFERHPKPSLDWLGRVARANALA; the protein is encoded by the coding sequence ATGAAGTTCCCCGAAGGCTTCCTGTGGGGCGCGTCGACCGCCGCGCACCAGATCGAGGGCGGAAACGTCAACTCGGACTGGTGGCAGCGCGAGTGGGGGCATCTCGCCGGTCCGCCGGTCGAGTCGCCCTCGGGTGACGCCGCCGACAGCTACCACCGGTACCCCGAAGACATGGCGCTGCTGGCGAATGCGGGCCTCGGCGCCTACCGCTTCAGCATCGAATGGGCGCGCATCGAGCCCGAGAAGGGGTGGTTCTCGCGGGCCGCGCTGGACCACTACCGGCGCATGATCGGCACGGCGCGGGACCTGCGTCTGCAGCCGGTGATCACGCTGCACCACTTCACGAACCCGGTGTGGTTCGCACGCGACGGCGGATGGCTGACGGATGCCTCGGTCGACGCGTTCCGGCGCTACGTCGAGGGCGTCCTTCCCCTGCTCGACGGCGTCGATCTCGTCTGCACCATCAACGAGCCGAACATGGTGTCGGTCCTCGCCGATCCGGAGGTCGGCTTCCCTTCGGTCGGGCTGCCGCCGGGCGTGCCGGACGTCACGGACCGGCTCATCGCCGCGCATCGCGCGGCCGTCGACCTGGTGCGATCGGTCGGCGCGCACGCCGGGTGGTCAGTGGCGACGCAGGCGTACCAGCCGGAGCCCGGGGCCGAGGCGGTCGCCGCGGAGTACGGCGCATCGCGCGAGGACGTGTTCCTCGATGCCGCCGAGGGGGACGACTGGATCGGCGTGCAGGCGTACACGCGCACGAGGATCGGCGCCGCGGGCCCCCTGCCGATCCCCGACGACGCCGAACGCACGCTCACGGGCTGGGAGTACTACCCGCCGGCGGTCGGCGAGGGCGTCCGGAATGCGTGGCGCCGCGCCAAGGCACCCGTGTACGTCACCGAGAACGGCATCGCGACCGCCGACGACGAACGCCGCATCGACTACACCACGGGGGCGCTTGAGGCGGTCCTCGACTGCCTCCGGGACGGGATCGAGGTCCGGGGCTATCTGCACTGGAGCGCCCTCGACAACTACGAGTGGGGCAGCTTCCGCCCGACCTTCGGTCTCATCGGCTGGGATCCCGAGACCTTCGAGCGGCATCCGAAGCCGAGCCTCGACTGGCTCGGCCGCGTGGCTCGGGCGAACGCGCTCGCCTGA
- a CDS encoding carbohydrate ABC transporter permease, with the protein MATVAPASTASHAAPEPAPRRRRRREKTRWWLYVVLFLGLVAMVMPFVWMILGSFKTDAEIRQYPTEFLPRDPTVENYETLFGRLDFTTFFVNSIVVAVFVTLGNIVFCSMVGYALAKLEFRGKKLLFTLVLATLMVPGVVTFVPLFVLTANLGLVNSYPGLILPFLIAPIGVFLMRQFMLGLPDELIEAARIDGASEWRIFLRVIMPMCGPAVATLTILTFLGSWNNFLWPLVVATTEDMYTLPVALALYSVGQNAARYGLMMAGAVVVVVPVLAVFVLLQRYFVQGIALTGIK; encoded by the coding sequence ATGGCCACCGTCGCCCCCGCCTCGACCGCGTCGCACGCGGCGCCCGAACCGGCTCCCCGTCGCCGTCGCCGCCGCGAGAAGACCCGCTGGTGGCTCTACGTCGTGCTGTTCCTCGGGCTCGTCGCGATGGTCATGCCCTTCGTGTGGATGATCCTCGGGTCGTTCAAGACGGATGCCGAGATCCGGCAGTACCCGACCGAGTTCCTGCCCCGCGACCCCACGGTCGAGAACTACGAGACGCTGTTCGGCCGGCTGGACTTCACGACCTTCTTCGTCAACAGCATCGTCGTGGCGGTCTTCGTGACGCTCGGCAACATCGTGTTCTGCTCGATGGTCGGCTACGCGCTGGCAAAGCTCGAGTTCCGCGGCAAGAAGCTGCTGTTCACGCTCGTGCTGGCCACGCTCATGGTGCCGGGCGTCGTCACCTTCGTGCCGCTGTTCGTGCTGACGGCGAACCTGGGGCTGGTGAACTCGTACCCGGGGCTGATCCTGCCCTTCCTCATCGCCCCGATCGGTGTCTTCCTGATGCGGCAGTTCATGCTCGGGCTGCCCGACGAGCTGATCGAGGCGGCGCGCATCGACGGCGCGAGCGAGTGGCGCATCTTCCTGCGCGTCATCATGCCGATGTGCGGACCGGCCGTCGCAACCCTCACGATCCTCACGTTCCTCGGCAGCTGGAACAACTTCCTGTGGCCGCTCGTGGTGGCCACCACCGAAGACATGTACACCCTGCCCGTCGCGCTCGCGCTGTACTCGGTCGGCCAGAACGCCGCCCGCTACGGCCTCATGATGGCGGGCGCCGTCGTGGTCGTGGTGCCCGTGCTCGCGGTCTTCGTGCTGCTGCAGCGCTACTTCGTGCAGGGCATCGCGCTCACCGGCATCAAGTGA
- a CDS encoding carbohydrate ABC transporter permease gives MTLTAWMFALPFVVLFVVFMAGPIVASLGMSFTDMTTRDLQTPFQVNIVGLDNYARLFQDPRFVRSLANTFTFVIVAVPLTMGLALVVALALDKGIRRFRTVFRVGYYAPVVTSIVAIAIVWRFILQPDGLLNGFLSLFGIQGPDWLQSTTWALPSLIMMAVWRNIGTLMVIFLAALQGVPREHHEAAMVDGANAWQRFWNITIPAMRPALLFAAVITGIGFLQFFEEPFVMTRGGPLDATLSTAMYTYQQFGFGNYAYASAASYVLFLAIVILSLIQFRFLGRKD, from the coding sequence ATGACCCTCACGGCGTGGATGTTCGCGCTGCCGTTCGTGGTGCTGTTCGTGGTGTTCATGGCGGGACCGATCGTGGCCTCGCTCGGGATGAGCTTCACCGACATGACCACGCGCGACCTGCAGACGCCGTTCCAGGTGAACATCGTCGGGCTCGACAACTACGCGCGGCTCTTCCAGGACCCGCGGTTCGTGCGGTCGCTGGCGAACACCTTCACGTTCGTGATCGTCGCCGTCCCGCTCACGATGGGCCTGGCGCTGGTCGTGGCGCTCGCGCTCGACAAGGGCATCCGCCGGTTCCGCACGGTGTTCCGTGTCGGCTACTACGCACCGGTGGTCACGAGCATCGTCGCCATCGCGATCGTGTGGCGGTTCATCCTCCAGCCCGACGGACTGCTCAACGGCTTCCTGAGCCTGTTCGGCATCCAGGGGCCGGACTGGCTGCAGTCGACGACGTGGGCGCTTCCGTCGCTCATCATGATGGCGGTCTGGCGCAACATCGGGACGCTCATGGTGATCTTCCTGGCAGCACTGCAGGGGGTGCCGCGCGAGCACCACGAGGCCGCCATGGTCGACGGCGCGAACGCGTGGCAGCGGTTCTGGAACATCACGATCCCCGCGATGCGCCCCGCGCTGCTGTTCGCGGCGGTCATCACCGGCATCGGCTTCCTGCAGTTCTTCGAGGAGCCGTTCGTGATGACGCGCGGCGGTCCTCTCGACGCGACGCTCTCGACCGCGATGTACACGTACCAGCAGTTCGGCTTCGGCAACTACGCGTACGCGTCGGCCGCGAGCTACGTGCTCTTCCTCGCGATCGTCATCCTCTCGCTCATCCAGTTCCGCTTCCTCGGAAGGAAGGACTGA
- a CDS encoding sugar ABC transporter substrate-binding protein: MTRSGARRTSRWAAAGATALIGALVLAGCGRTDGGGGGDDGGGGGEAIDDSPATGTIQVWAMGNEGEVLDELAAQFEEENPDVTIEVTAVPWESAHDRIATAIAGGETPDVTMLGTTWVGEFAATGAFEPTPEGLVDESSFFEGSWDTTVVDGVAYGVPWYVDTRVLYYRTDLAEQAGVEPPATWDEYTAFTQALQSAGAQWGVSLPPGGFDSWQYVTPLAWQQGGDILNEDGTEFTFDTPEWEEAFAFYTSFFEEGIAEPRRLEGGEIEQAFINGEVGAFYSGPFHVGLLLDQGGEEFADQFGVAMVPGADSRTSFTGGGNLAVFEDTDNRDASWKFVRWLSQPETQIAWYDISTDLPSVEAAWDDPTFAEDPYLSVFGEQLQDSKAPPAIPTWAQVSAVIDQELEKATRGETTPADAIATIQQQATSIGTGQ, encoded by the coding sequence ATGACACGATCAGGTGCACGCAGGACTTCCCGGTGGGCGGCGGCGGGAGCCACCGCGCTCATCGGCGCATTGGTGCTCGCCGGATGCGGCCGCACGGACGGCGGCGGGGGTGGCGACGACGGTGGCGGCGGCGGAGAGGCGATCGACGACTCCCCGGCGACCGGCACCATCCAGGTGTGGGCGATGGGCAACGAGGGCGAGGTGCTCGACGAGCTGGCAGCCCAGTTCGAGGAGGAGAACCCCGACGTCACGATCGAGGTGACCGCCGTGCCGTGGGAGAGCGCCCACGACCGCATCGCCACCGCGATCGCGGGCGGCGAGACCCCCGATGTCACGATGCTCGGCACGACCTGGGTGGGCGAGTTCGCCGCCACCGGCGCATTCGAGCCGACACCCGAAGGGCTCGTCGACGAGTCGTCGTTCTTCGAGGGCTCGTGGGACACCACCGTCGTCGACGGCGTCGCGTACGGAGTGCCGTGGTACGTCGACACGCGCGTGCTCTACTACCGCACCGACCTCGCCGAGCAGGCGGGCGTCGAGCCGCCGGCCACGTGGGACGAGTACACCGCGTTCACGCAGGCGCTGCAGTCGGCCGGCGCGCAGTGGGGCGTCTCGCTCCCGCCGGGCGGCTTCGACTCGTGGCAGTACGTCACGCCGCTCGCGTGGCAGCAGGGCGGCGACATCCTGAACGAGGACGGCACCGAGTTCACCTTCGACACCCCCGAGTGGGAAGAGGCGTTCGCGTTCTACACCAGCTTCTTCGAGGAGGGCATCGCCGAGCCGCGGCGCCTGGAGGGCGGCGAGATCGAACAGGCGTTCATCAACGGCGAGGTCGGCGCGTTCTACAGCGGCCCGTTCCACGTGGGCCTGCTGCTCGACCAGGGCGGCGAGGAGTTCGCCGACCAGTTCGGCGTGGCCATGGTGCCCGGCGCCGACAGTCGCACGAGCTTCACCGGCGGTGGCAACCTCGCGGTCTTCGAAGACACCGACAACCGCGATGCGTCGTGGAAGTTCGTGCGGTGGCTGAGCCAGCCCGAGACGCAGATCGCGTGGTACGACATCTCGACCGACCTCCCGAGCGTGGAGGCCGCGTGGGACGACCCGACCTTCGCGGAGGACCCCTACCTCAGCGTGTTCGGCGAGCAGTTGCAGGACTCCAAGGCCCCGCCGGCGATCCCCACGTGGGCACAGGTGTCGGCGGTGATCGACCAGGAGCTCGAGAAGGCGACCCGCGGCGAGACCACGCCCGCCGATGCGATCGCCACGATCCAGCAGCAGGCGACGTCGATCGGCACCGGGCAGTAG
- a CDS encoding NAD(P)/FAD-dependent oxidoreductase — translation MSETGVPNGDVSWWWRDLGGTPQARAPLPGDLDADVAIVGAGYTGLWTAYYLKRAQPGLRVVVLEQRFAGFGASGRNGGWLTNTVTGGRERYAESHGRDAAIAQQRALNETVDEVIAAAQREGIDADIVKGGEFGVARTPAQLARLRAAYEGEREWPHTDLEWLDAAAAASRIRIDGVLGGAWHPHCARVHPAKLVRGLAEAVERLGVTIHEQTRVREIAPGRAVTDRGTVRATHVLRATEGFTADLAGEHRTWLPMNSSMVVTEPLPASFWEGVGWDGRETLGDFAHVYMYAQRTADDRIAFGGRGVPYRYGSRVDTDGTTQQRTIRSLTAVLREFFPGASAVPIAHAWAGVLGVPRDWAATVGHDRATGLGWAGGYVGTGVTATNLAGRTLADLVLGHDTDLTRLPWVGHRAKKWEPEPLRWVAVNAIYTAYRLADRLEASGSTPRTAWPAHIADVVAGRH, via the coding sequence ATGAGCGAGACCGGAGTGCCCAACGGGGACGTGTCGTGGTGGTGGCGGGACCTCGGGGGCACGCCGCAGGCGCGCGCCCCCTTGCCGGGCGACCTCGACGCCGACGTCGCGATCGTGGGCGCCGGGTACACCGGCCTGTGGACGGCGTACTACCTCAAGCGGGCGCAGCCCGGCCTGCGGGTCGTCGTGCTCGAGCAGCGGTTCGCCGGGTTCGGAGCATCCGGGCGCAACGGCGGCTGGCTCACCAACACGGTCACCGGGGGGCGTGAGCGGTACGCGGAGTCCCACGGCCGCGACGCCGCGATTGCCCAGCAGCGCGCCCTCAACGAGACCGTCGACGAGGTCATCGCCGCGGCCCAGCGCGAGGGCATCGACGCCGACATCGTCAAAGGCGGCGAGTTCGGCGTCGCCCGCACGCCGGCCCAGCTCGCACGGTTGCGCGCCGCGTACGAGGGCGAGCGGGAGTGGCCCCACACCGACCTGGAGTGGCTGGATGCCGCGGCCGCGGCATCCCGGATCCGCATCGACGGCGTGCTCGGCGGGGCGTGGCATCCGCACTGCGCGCGCGTGCACCCCGCCAAGCTGGTGCGCGGTCTCGCGGAGGCTGTCGAGCGGCTCGGCGTGACGATCCACGAGCAGACGCGCGTGCGCGAGATCGCGCCCGGCCGGGCTGTCACCGACCGCGGAACGGTGCGCGCGACGCACGTGCTGCGCGCGACCGAGGGCTTCACCGCCGACCTCGCCGGAGAGCACCGCACGTGGCTGCCGATGAACTCGTCGATGGTCGTCACCGAGCCGCTGCCGGCGTCGTTCTGGGAGGGCGTGGGCTGGGACGGCCGTGAGACGCTCGGCGACTTCGCCCACGTGTACATGTACGCGCAGCGCACCGCCGACGACCGCATCGCGTTCGGCGGACGCGGAGTGCCGTACCGCTACGGCTCGCGCGTCGACACCGACGGCACGACGCAGCAGCGCACGATCCGCTCGCTCACCGCGGTGCTGCGCGAGTTCTTCCCGGGCGCCTCGGCCGTGCCGATCGCGCACGCCTGGGCCGGCGTGCTGGGGGTGCCCCGCGACTGGGCTGCGACCGTCGGCCACGACCGCGCCACGGGTCTCGGCTGGGCCGGCGGATACGTCGGAACCGGCGTCACCGCGACGAACCTCGCCGGCCGGACCCTCGCCGACCTCGTGCTCGGTCACGACACCGACCTCACGCGGCTGCCGTGGGTCGGCCACCGCGCCAAGAAGTGGGAGCCGGAGCCGCTGCGGTGGGTGGCCGTCAACGCCATCTACACCGCGTACCGCCTGGCCGACCGCCTCGAGGCCTCGGGCTCGACCCCCCGCACCGCCTGGCCCGCGCACATCGCCGACGTCGTCGCCGGACGCCACTGA
- a CDS encoding PucR family transcriptional regulator, translated as MDTAADAPTLRALLARRDLGLTLADTRSLEPGALDRSIRWVHSSDLSDPTPFLSEGLVLLTTGTQFPRPEDAGADDPEPYRAYVHRLAARGVVGLGFGTEVARPGMPPALADACRDERMPLFEVPYRTPFIAVARANAEAIAAEAYARRSWALAAQRAIALAALRPDGLGATVAELAKQLDTWVGMFDAAGELSREHPAGGLDAGTAADLQREVTGVLHRGARAGSSLRIGDTPFTLQTLGRGGRLRGVIAIAAGDLDQEGRVVVTAVIGMAGLALEQQQGLSRARGALRAGLVQSLLSGDPALARRTSRDLWGPLPSPPIVVGLTDAAAARVEGIAELLELRAEENRGGLFFGRGDDGLVLVSPAGDGTAVRELVERFDVRVGLSNPTGYDGFAAALSEARVARDRGAGPITKFAEVSASGVLSALSDDARALARAELAPLSEHDTAHGTSLVETLRVWLDEDCSHEASARALGVHRHTVRTRLALVERVLGRELASFATRAELWAALRALED; from the coding sequence ATGGACACCGCCGCCGATGCCCCGACGCTGCGGGCGCTGCTCGCGCGTCGAGACCTGGGCCTGACGCTCGCCGACACGCGATCGCTCGAGCCCGGAGCGCTCGATCGCTCGATCCGCTGGGTGCACAGCTCCGACCTGTCGGACCCGACGCCCTTCCTGTCGGAGGGTCTCGTGCTGCTGACGACCGGCACGCAGTTCCCGCGCCCCGAGGACGCCGGCGCCGACGACCCTGAGCCCTACCGCGCGTACGTGCACCGGCTGGCCGCGCGGGGCGTCGTCGGCCTCGGCTTCGGCACCGAGGTGGCGCGCCCCGGCATGCCCCCGGCGCTCGCGGACGCGTGCCGCGACGAGCGGATGCCGCTGTTCGAGGTTCCCTACCGCACGCCGTTCATCGCCGTCGCGCGCGCCAACGCCGAGGCGATCGCGGCCGAGGCCTACGCCCGCCGGAGCTGGGCGCTCGCGGCGCAGCGGGCGATCGCACTCGCCGCGCTGCGGCCGGACGGACTCGGAGCGACCGTCGCCGAGCTCGCGAAGCAGCTCGACACGTGGGTGGGCATGTTCGACGCCGCCGGCGAGCTCTCGCGCGAGCACCCCGCGGGCGGACTCGACGCCGGCACCGCCGCCGACCTGCAGCGCGAGGTCACCGGCGTGCTGCACCGCGGCGCACGGGCCGGATCGTCGCTGCGGATCGGCGACACCCCGTTCACCCTGCAGACCCTCGGACGCGGCGGGCGCCTGCGCGGTGTCATCGCGATCGCGGCGGGCGACCTCGACCAGGAGGGCCGCGTCGTCGTCACCGCCGTCATCGGGATGGCCGGTCTCGCGCTCGAGCAGCAGCAGGGGCTCAGCCGGGCACGCGGCGCGCTTCGTGCGGGCCTCGTGCAGTCGCTGCTCTCGGGCGACCCCGCCCTGGCGCGCCGCACCTCGCGCGACCTGTGGGGGCCGTTGCCCTCCCCGCCGATCGTCGTGGGACTGACGGATGCCGCGGCCGCACGCGTCGAGGGCATCGCCGAGCTTCTCGAACTCCGCGCCGAAGAAAACCGGGGTGGCCTGTTCTTCGGCCGGGGCGACGACGGGCTGGTGCTGGTGTCGCCCGCCGGCGACGGCACGGCCGTCCGGGAGCTGGTGGAGCGCTTCGACGTCCGCGTGGGCCTCTCGAACCCGACGGGCTACGACGGCTTCGCCGCCGCGTTGAGCGAGGCGCGCGTGGCGCGCGACCGCGGCGCCGGCCCGATCACCAAGTTCGCCGAGGTGTCGGCCAGCGGCGTGCTCTCGGCGCTCTCCGACGACGCACGAGCGCTCGCCCGCGCCGAGCTCGCCCCGCTGTCGGAGCACGACACCGCTCACGGCACGAGCCTCGTCGAGACGCTCCGGGTGTGGCTCGACGAAGACTGCTCGCACGAGGCATCCGCCCGCGCCCTCGGCGTCCACCGCCACACGGTGCGCACGCGGCTCGCCCTCGTCGAGCGCGTGCTCGGCCGCGAGCTCGCGTCGTTCGCCACGCGCGCGGAGCTCTGGGCGGCGCTGCGCGCCCTCGAGGACTGA